In a single window of the Papaver somniferum cultivar HN1 chromosome 8, ASM357369v1, whole genome shotgun sequence genome:
- the LOC113304563 gene encoding 26S proteasome non-ATPase regulatory subunit 14 homolog: MEGLQRLLAGGQPPPDSPLLDSSEQVYISSLALLKMLKHGRAGVPMEVMGLMLGEFVDEYTVRVVDVFAMPQSGTGVSVEAVDPVFQTNMLDMLKQTGRPEMVVGWYHSHPGFGCWLSGVDINTQQSFEALNQRAVAVVIDPIQSVKGKVVIDAFRLINPQTMMLGQEPRQTTSNVGYLNKPSIQALIHGLNRHYYSIAINYRKNELEEKMLLNLHKKKWTDGLTLQRFDSHSKTNEQTVEEMRSLAIKYNKAVQEEDELSPEKLAIANVGRQDAKKHLEEHVNNLMSSNIIQALGTMLDTVIF, from the exons aTGGAAGGATTACAAAGGTTATTAGCAGGAGGACAACCACCTCCAGATTCACCACTCTTGGATTCATCTGAGCAAGTTTACATATCTTCTCTTGCTCTCCTCAAGATGCTTAAACATG GAAGAGCTGGGGTTCCTATGGAAGTTATGGGATTGATGCTTGGGGAGTTTGTAGATGAATATACTGTTCGTGTGGTTGATGTTTTCGCAATGCCTCAGAGTGGTACTGGTGTTAGTGTTGAAGCTGTTGATCCTGTGTTCCAGACTAATATGCTCGATATGCTTAAGCAGACTGGCAG ACCAGAGATGGTTGTAGGATGGTATCACTCGCATCCTGGATTTGGTTGTTGGCTATCTGGTGTTGATATTAATACGCAGCAG AGTTTTGAAGCTTTGAATCAGAGAGCTGTTGCCGTGGTTATAGACCCTATACAAAGTGTTAAGGGTAAGGTAGTCATCGATGCCTTCCGTCTGATCAATCCTCAAACCATGATGTTGGGACAAGAGCCACGACAGACAACATCAAACGTTGGATATCTCAACAAGCCGTCCATTCAA GCTTTGATCCATGGTTTGAATAGGCATTACTATTCAATAGCTATTAATTACAGGAAAAATGAACTTGAGGAGAAGATGTTGCTGAATCTTCATAAGAAGAAGTGGACTGATGGGTTGACTCTGCAGCGGTTTGATTCTCATTCAAAAACTAATGAGCAGACTGTAGAG GAAATGCGAAGCCTGGCCATCAAATACAACAAGGCTGTTCAAGAGGAGGATGAGTTGTCTCCGGAGAAGCTTGCTATTGCTAATGTTGGAAGGCAAGATGCTAAAAAGCACCTGGAAGAGCATGTTAATAACTTGATGTCATCGAACATTATCCAGGCCCTGGGAACCATGCTTGACACTGTAATTTTTTAG